A window of Rhipicephalus microplus isolate Deutch F79 chromosome 8, USDA_Rmic, whole genome shotgun sequence genomic DNA:
ACAGCTAAAAAAGCACGCTTGAATATGCAACAAAACCTCACTAATGCTGCCATATGACCACTTGTCAGCTCTCTCAGGCAAGTCTCAAAATGTTGCAATTGCAGATTTCTATGAACATGCGATGCGAAAGCTGTGCCGATCAAAAGATAACGAATGTTTAAGGAAAAGAGGTACTTGAAGTGGTAAAATCGTGGTTAAATAAAAGATGTCCTTAAATAATAATAAGAGAATaataattatcattattattaataaataataataaggGAATAAGGGAGGCCTTAAATACTTTAAAAACCAGTCTGCGGTTATGTAGAAATGCAAAGATCAAGACCACAAACTACTATCTTGCCAAATATGTTTAAGCAAAAGAAAAGCAGTGGCAAGCCCAACTTCTCAACAAATTTTCACTATAATACAAGCCAGGTACAGAAAATGAAAGTACTTAAAGGGACAGTAAAGAGAAAACAGAATTTTCTCGTGTTAGTGAATAGCCCTTTCACAATACCAAAATAGCCCCTTTTGCCAAGAGATGATGTCCGACAAGTGAGAAAATTAGCAAAAAGATGAAGCAGGGCAGGTGGTGGTGCCATCTTGGAGTTCTCGTGTTAATAGCTGCGACAGCATCTCCACATGATCATGTGGTTCTTATTTGGTGAAAAAGAAGCACACTGTTCTCAGACTATGGAACTTGTGAAAAATTTCGTTGTGCCAGTACGAAAAGAAGAGTGAGAGAATATAAAGAAAGACACTTTGAAACCTGCGATGCCCCCCTGACATTCAAGAGATGAGATTTTGATGCAAAATATAACTAAGCTTTAGAACATGCATTTTCTCTTTCATTAATAAACCTGCCATATTTAAAGGGGTCATGAAAAGGTCACTTTACAACAATGCGGCATCATCGGCAGCCACACGCACTAACTAAAACATAGGCCTGAGTAGACCTGCATAGACGCTTGACCTATTGAGGAACGCGGAACTCCACGGCATCTGCGAGCACGTCCAAGACACGCTCACTGGCATTTTTGTCACACATGATTCACTTCCTACAAGAACGCTGCTCAATATTACGTCAGCTGCAGAGTTCAAGTTAGTGTGGATTGCCTATGGAAAACACACCGATGAGTGTCTCAAGTACAGTGAAGTTCCACTTATCTCGATAGGCAAAGCCTCCACGCAGGTCTACTCTACTGCCAGTGACGTCACCCAGTTAATGCGTGTGGATGCCGGTGATTCTGCATCGTCAATTCAGGAGCGGCCTCTTCATAACCCTTTTAAACTGACGACAGTAGAGTTTTTGTAAACTGAGTGTTTCACTTAAGCATTCCTTTAGAAGTATCCACTGGCTGTGTACTTAAAGAATGTGCCAGTGTTAAACACTCTTAGTGATCTTTACAGGTAGTTTCACTGCAGGCTGATGCGTAGTGATAACTTAGAAGGAGAATGCTAAGCAGTATTATATAAAGCACAGCATAATTGGATAAAGACGTGCACTGCCGCCCCTAAACAGAAAACTTCTTCACACTGCAAGACAACCAGTCTGCACTGGTGACACTTATAATGGTTCTCCAAGAGTGTAATGAACTATGTAGAAATTTTGTGAGCCTTGGAAGATATACTTGTTTAGCAAGCATACATATAAAAACATTGAGAGAGAATAAAGGATAACTTTTTACTACACAAGTGCAACAAAAATTTGCTGAATTTTCTCTCCTTCAGTTCTATAATTTGACTCGGGTCCTGTCAAATTCAAGTTCATAGAGTTTACTGCGTAGTATTATGCACACACTTTAAAAGTATTTGTGCACTTTCCCTATCCTCTTTTTCTGCACTCAAACTTTGTGATAATGAAAGAACATTTAACAAAATATGTTTTTGCTACATTCTGTATTCACTAAtgaaaatatgttttgttacattcTATTTATTTACTGGAGCATTATTCACACACCCTAGCGAGTAATATTTTAGATTTTCTTCAGTATACCCTATACATTCGCCATCCAATAACTTGGATAAGCTCATCTGTGGACCGCTTTGCGGTATGGCGCATTGAACTTGGCCTAGTGTATAGGAATGACAGAAATTTCCAACAAACTACAGCACACCCTTCAGCAGCTGCACAACTACAGAATAATTATTATTTCAGCTTCAAAATGTTATTTGGCATTGCCACTGCATAGTCCTCAACCAACCATGTTAAGGACTATGCCATCTTCTTAATATGACTTATCAAACTGAAGTATACTAAGTCCTGACTGAGCTGTGGGAGGCAGTCCAGTACTGACTGAGCTATTCGAGACAGATTGCCATAGTAGCAGATCTCTCttacttttcttttgttttttgttttgctttgtcaTATAGAGTAGACCTTGCCTAGTATGCTTTTcataaaattgcaaaaaaaaaacgcacagtaACTGGGAACAGTATATAgcgaaaatgcagtgaaagtcaTGAAAAGTtatattaacaaaaaaaaaaaagagttattGCATGCTACTGTACCTCAAAACAACTCATTAGTTTACGACTTAATGTTGGTAAAATTTTGGTGTTTCTTTTGCACCTTTGCCAGAACCAGACACTTTTTGAGCACTTGGAAAAGTTTGCGGCAGCCTACATCATGAACCTgttgagcttagcagcgcggcACACGACCCACAAAGCTACTACAGTAGGTGTTGACGTGTAGTGGATACATATGAAACATGGTCAAGTCGTGCCCATAACAATTTATTTCTCCTTTCTTCCAAGGCATTTTAAACTTGGCCCTCACAATTTTATATTAGCACAGAAACGTAGTTTTCGAGCAAAATAAAACGAACTCTCTCCAAGAGAGATTTATGCGCAGCAAACCAACACACCTGGGTTACAAAATCGTGTACTGTTCTATACCAACGAAGAATCGGCAAGCAGATGCCCCACAACTGAGGTCAAACGCCcgaatagagagagaaaaagtagACGTATAGCAGAAAGACCGGGTACAACAACAGTGGCCTTTTGTTCTGCagttcctgtacacacagcagtgaGCCAGCACTGTATGTTGCCCACAGAACACCAAGCAgctgtaaagaaagaaagagacaagaCGCCATCAACAACAATAATGAAATCCCATCTGTGCATATCTAATAACaacaataattgttggggtttttaGCTACAAAACTATGATAAGACTGTGagggatgctgtagtggagggctctataTATATGAGGATCTACAGtaagcttgtgcgaatattcgggCACTTCGTATATTCAAACAAATATTATGGTATTCAAATAAGTGTGCGAGGGTGGCAATTCGGGTTTTTTGGTATGGTAGCATAATGACTGATGGTAGGGCATGCTAAGGACACCGACACAAGAAGGCGCACTCAAGACATCACAGCGCTACACCACAGCGGTGTCTCGTATGTGCCTTCTTCTGCTGTATCCTTAGCGTGCGCTACTATCAATTATCGCGAATAGACGTATATTAGTCCCCATGTAACTCCCCCCTCCACTTCCTGTAGAAGTGGTTTCACTTGAGTGATAGGGTGCTGCACTGTAATAGAGCTATTAAGAAAATTCCGCACTGCCATAAAGCCACACTTCATGATTTTGGGTCATTAAACCCCAACAGTTATTATTAGGACTTATATTGAAGGTAATTGAAGTGGACAAGAAAGCGCATTCCTCGAATGGTGAAGCAACAGACAAGTAATTTTAAGGTCGTGAGGATGAATCCCTCCAACGAAAAGTGCACTTTTACATACAATTTGATTCCTTTCAGTTTAGATCATAATCACTAcattttaatttaaaaaggtaataataataatgaacccTAGCTCTCCATGTCTTATTTGACTATTGGTTTCATTGGTTGTGTCACTGGTTGTGTCAAACAAAGAAATGAGAACTTAGaacaattatttttaatttttactgTCTGTGTACAGAAAGATTATGTAGGGAGATTGAGCTTAAACACTTTCCTTTAAAATCTTGATCAATAATGATAAAACTTGCCAAGTTTTTCAAACATACAATGAATATTTACAATGAACTACAATATGTAGCTTTTCTAAATTTCAGCACCATTCACAAAATGAATTCGTTTGTGCAAACTTGATGTTAGTTGCTATTGAGATAATAAAATTTCAATTCTCCATGATACGTATAACTGACACGGTTCCCAACTAGACAGACCATTCATAAATATTAACACACATAGTAAATGGCTAATTGTTTGCAATGAACAGTTCTAAACTTCACATATATTGCTTTTCTGCTTCCTTTGAAGATAAGAGGATAAACCTGTTTTCATGTTTCAGGAATTTAAACTATGTAGCGCTGGCCAAAATGTGAAAAGCATTTCGAAATTAGTGATGTTATATTGGCACTTGagatcaaaacaaaacaaaaattgagcTTGAAGAGGGCGTTTGCGGGATAATCATTTATCAAATACAAAAATCCAAAAAAATTTCACATCCCCTTTGAAAGTAACATTAGAGAACCACTCACTGCAATATCAAAAATGCTAAGTCACAGTGCATTCATACTTAAGAAGCGAAGTGAAAGTGAAAAAGGCAGAGCAAAGAGAAAATCAAATTTGCGCACGTTGCACACATTCATATTTGTACAGCTCCCTATGCGTGCTCCCACTGCTACCATCTTCGACGCTTCAAGAATTCATTTCATTTTGCCTGTTTCCTGAGCATTAAATTCCGTACCGAATTCAAGATATGCAAGCAACACACTGAAAAGAAATGACTTTCACCCTTTTGATCTGCTGTTTTGGGAGACACAACAGCTGAAACAGCCCAAGCAGACACACCGGCAGTGATGGCTGCTGATTCACCTGGCAGTGCAAAAGAGATACGTTGGAGCGCGCCACCACGCTGTTGCTTCTGCACCTTCTGCGAAATAGTCTTCTCAGCAATTTTAATATGAAACCAGGCTCCTGAGGAATATGTTCTCGCAGAGGCCATGAGCTTTGTCGAGCTGCACGAGTAGTCTGCAATCGCGCTGTTGCAAACCACTGCCGACTTCTCGGCCGCCATGCTGAAATTGCGGCCGGTTGTTTACGTCCCACAGTATGAAAACTTACACAGCCAAAGTGTGGCTTACCGTGAAGCAGAAGGTGCTCCACTTTTGCATTGTGAAAAAATCTGtcggactgtttttttttattgtgttgagCTCGCGACATGGCTTTACGGCCGCTTAAGTCACTGACTTTCCGACAAGCTTTGCCACTTTTGCTCCCTTCAAGGCCAGGTGTAAATGTGGCTTAGGGGTTATGGCTCCCACTCATATATATTTTCAATAAGCGAAGAACCATTTTGCCAAAACATGACTTCACCTTGAAGGTCAACTCCACATAGTGGAACGGTCTGACCAGAGGCAGAGTGGTCGCAGTAACCACGAGGGGCAGGACAGAGTAGCCAATCACACCTAGGCACTGGGAGTAGCTAACCTGGAAAGAGATTTAGAAGAACAAACATTTGGACAAGTTTGCAAGGGTCCACAATAGTACTTAgaagtgaagacaaaaaaaaacaccacacaaGACAGGACAAGCAGTTGCTACCCGCCAAAGCTTATTTTTGGGAATTCAGTCAGGTTTTGCCGTACACCAAAAGTAAAAGCTACAACAAAACCTATATGTGGGCAAGAACTTGACAAATGAAAACAACTGTTGCCTAAAACAAAAAatcgcacacacatgcacacacaaactaTTTTTGTGCATGAGGGTCAATAATGTTTTGTTGAGGTTTTTTATCTGTGAGACAACAGTTGCATTCGCCATAAAGGTACTATTATTCTTTTTCCAGCGTGTAGTTTTTGAAATGCTACTGTTGTGCCACTGCCTTTGACACCCTTGAAACTTAGTTGTaaacagaatgtttttttttgtaaaatgctGCAAAATAATATTAAGGGGAAGATTTATTCGGTGACAGCAGAATATTGATGTTATGCTTAGAATGTTTTACTTCCCTGATGTGACGGATAACATATCTCACCTCTCCACCCAGAACTCGAGCCAGAAGAAAAATGACTAGTGATCCAAAGATCCACATGGTGACAATCCATGAGACCACCTGCAAATGAAACTCTATTGTCACATCGTTTCATTCGAGAATGTTCAACATACAGTGACTTTTCTTCAAAAAGGTTTAGAGCATTTACACTTGTTTTCCTGCATCCAGTTCTCATCCCAGGTCATTCTTGCATTTTTATTTAGTTTGCAACACTCTCAGTTTGGGAAAACTATTGCTTCTACAGGGCACTTGAAATGTTTGATACTTTGAATACTACATACCCACTGCAATAAAATATTAACTGAATATTTGAAATAAGCCCACCAACATACCCAGACTTAGTAAGTTTCATCGAAGAACATcacgaatttgaaaaaaaaaatgaacagaatTCACAGACATAACGAAGTAATGGGCTCTTTTCTCGCTCTTGTTCAGTTCCAAGCAAAGCAAAGAGTATCAGCATGTGACTGCAGTTTTTCTACATGTCAAGCTCGGAAAGAACTTCTAGAATTTGAAAAAGCTCAAGACTTCAAACAGACAGTGTGTGATGTGGTCTGCAAGAAAAGTGCAAGAATTTTTCGGTTTCACTAGGAAATGTGGGTTATTATATCCAATAGCACAAAATTTTTACATTCTTAAATAACATGTCAATTATGTCTCTCTTTCTATGAATCTCAAGAAGAATTAcaatgaatcttttttttttatcctctaTTATCACTTTCAATAAATCTGTTTTCTTACAACACTAATTTATTTTACTATCAGGGCACACTAAGAATGGCGACCACACTAAGAGAGatagaataaaatgagggaaaggcaggaaggttaaccagaaattcgAGCATCTGGTttactaccctgcactaagggaagggggaatggggaataaagatgaaaaagaaaacgaagagcgaaatagacgcacgaaagagaaaaggaaaaaaaaagtgagctgggattctatagcctattcaataggccactatcacacaaaaagttcaataaggccttcaatGATTTTCCGTGGGAAGACattatgtcgcctttcaagcaatgactgttctgacaagggtctgtcATCAagacgagctaacgcagcagctagctgcaGTCTTtccacgctgtaacgagggcagtgacagaaaacgtgctctatcgtttcatcgctgcgaTTGACTTTCAAAAGAAGATTGATTGAGGTATCAGACAATTATTCTTATATAATTTCTGAAAGTGATTTATCCTTTTATGTTATTACTCTGAGGGTTAAGATTTTATCACCCAAAGAATAGCTAAGCTATTTGTCAAATTAACTATTGCCAATGTACATTTGTTCAAATTACTTGTGCAATATTTATTTAGGTGGTGCATATGCTGGTATAATATATAGCACAGTACAAAGTACAGTATAGTATATAAAAAAATATGGCTGTTGCAGGCTCGAACACACAACCCTAGTTTACAGATTTTTTGTTACCAGTTTTTAGTATAGTAATACAGTACACTTTAGTCACAATGCCTAAAGGCAGATTTTTTCTAGTTTTCCTCTATCTGCATCTACATAGTGGTATAGAGATTTCATTTGATGATTTCATATTCCTGGTATAGTGTGTTATCCTGTATAAAGTTTTTGCATCGCTCCAGAATCTTTTTATTTTGTAAAATCATGcccatcacacacacacatgcacacgcacacacatgtgcacacacacacgcacgcacacagacgtACACGCTGTTGTTCATGCAACTCAAACATAATCTCCAAGGCCAAAACTCACCGAGAACTGCCCATAGATGGAGACAAGCGAGAAGAGAATGACCACCAGCAGAGGTCCCCAGAAGTCGGGGCTGTCCCTGACCAGTTGCCGCTTGTAGCCCATGAAAGGAAAGGGCAGCAACACACAGCACACCTTGTAGTAGATGTCCTTCAGGTCAATGTCCAGCTCTTCCCTAGAAGGAAGGAACTAACTTCAACTGACGTACCATTCCTCACCACATTTTAGAGCAAGTATGCAGGCTAGTGGGCCATCTGTGATCATCTAATAACAGCCCACAAAAACGAGGTGGTTAAAAGAAGCAAGGAAATTAAGTTTACAGGCTAAATTAACTTAAGCACATACTTAGTAAGCTGATGTGGAATGCTGTCGTGAGTTACGGCTGACAGCAAAAAGCTAAATGGTAGCTTCTTCGAACTTAAACGACAACAAATTACAGGTTGTTCACTTCACGAGACTCGTGATAGCCATCACGGAAACATCACCTTTAAAAGCAATATGTGTGATGCTGAAGACACCAAATACCCGTCGAACACTTTTAAAAAATGTCTGTGCATCCATTTTATAAAGTGTGACTGGTAGGAATGAGTGTGCATGTCTCTGCTAGCCATGGTGCCATCAAACATGAATGGACAAGTGAAATCAAGCTCACGATGAACGAGCTGGTTGCTGTCAGTGCTTTCATGATTAATCACGTGACCTACCTGACAATAAATAACTGACTTGCAATAGACGACTTTGACTTACGTCACTGAAAAGTTCTCCGCACCTGCTGGTGGGAACTTCAAAATTGGGAACTATGTGATGTAAATGTTAAAAATGTGACAGTGACATGACAATGAATATTACTGCGGCTATTACCATCACCAAGTGCTGTGATTCACCCCAGAAAATTAAATAATCTCACAAGGATTGGAGCCCATGCTCATTTAAATTAGATCAAACGTGTGAAGTGCCTGTCATGTGGTGTACAGCGCAGCAGAGAAGATACTTCAAATCATGTGTAGTAAAATTTCTTTTTTACAAGGAGAAAGTATAAGAAGAGGAAATGTATTTACAAAGAGTAAATATATCAGACATTCCTCAGCAAATCTATCACTCTCACGGAGAAAAATCAAGTCAAGTGTTTCAAAAACCTATCATGCATTGAGAAGGAAATGCTACTGAAACGACTTATAACACAGCACACTGTACAGTTCAGTTCATTGCAGACACACTGGCTACTTAATAAGCATAACtaatacacaagaagccaatcaatgagctagcactgagagggaaagtacaggaattcagagtttcgcttcagaagaggtactcggctcttatcgaggaaaccagctgAAAAAAAGACTTGCTGCTATAGGTGCACAACTGCATTGTGAAGCTAAGAACAACTAAAGCAGAATGCCAAACAATTTCTGGATAATAAATGTGGCCTAGAAAGAAGAACGGGTCAGATACTCACAAAAGAGGAGCTTTGTCATCGTCCTCTGCATCGTCCACCTCGAGCAACCATCCGAGGCCTTTCTGATGCAGAAACGATGAACCAGGTATGGACGATGCAAACGTGGTTTCTCCTTTGCCACTGTGTTCAGAGGACCAAGGGTCCATCGTGCCAGTCAGGCGACTGTAGTCTGTTAAAGTGTGTGATTCCACAGTGAACTTGCACCATACGATGCAACTTTTACAATTGAATGGTAAGAAACTTTGGCATAACAATGATTACAAAGTTGACGTATGTACTCAATACCTTTTATCAAAATCGGAGGATACAGCTTGTAGGAAACATTAACCAGGCAGCATGGGCAAAGACAATAACAAGGACACAATATCGATCATAGCTGCGACAACCACGAACCATCTTTAGCTTCCGAGACTTATAATCCCCTTAAAATAGCAGCTTTGCTTACGAATACATATCATGTCCACCAGATTCCCAATACTCTTAAGTTTGTTTCAACATAAATTTATCTAACAGTGACAAAATACCATGATGAATACCGAGTGATTTTTATGGATCATCTTTTCAGAGCCCTTTCAGTAGATACAGTTAAATGTTGTCAATGATAAGCAGTCATGATGCCTGGTGGCAGTGAACAATACTAGTACACCAATCCTATTCTCTCCTAGTAGCTGGAAAAGAGAGTCATGTTGGGCCAGTTGATTAACCACAATTCATTGAGAAACAAACTGATGACATTAAGGGAACCAAAACGCTTGCTAATGATTGCGTGTATCCGGTAAGAAATTTTCATGCGAGCATGAATTCTGGAAAAGATACCCGATTTCAATCAACATTCAACGCAAACATGCCTCGGTTCACTAATTTTCCTTTGTACCCTCACGCTGATTTACATCGCCAGTTTATTGTACCTGTTTTATACTGCCAGAAAATAAGCATTCAGTTGGTTTTGCCCCTTGTGATTGTACTCAGATCACTTTATTTGTTCACATTTTCTAATATAGCTATGAAACTTGAGTGACAATGAGGATGCTGACATGGCAGCCGTGATGGACTGCCCAGTGCACTACTAGATGTAGTTGTGTCCCACACAAAATGAATAAGTCATTGAAATCTTGTGAAGGCACAAAAGTTCCTTTCAACCATAGATCGGCAAACTCACTCGTGAGCGAACTCACTCAGACTTCAGTCGAGCCACTATTCTTAGTCTGGGGCAATATTTCGGTTAATTTGAGTACAAGAGAGTCCAGCTGAAAATTTTCGACTAAGAAATATTTGGCgagtccaaagcgcaagataTATTTTTTGAGAGAGTGCAAGCgagttccactttttttttttgccaacctatgGTTTCAACACGCACATTAAGGCTTTTCTTTCCATGCCAATGCATATTTTTGCAAATGGTTGACCACTACCACGTGCCTACACTCACCACCTCATGTGCAGTTACGGGGTTATGACCAATGTTCAACCTCCCATGCAGAAACTATAAGGAGTGCTG
This region includes:
- the LOC119163957 gene encoding protein YIPF4-like; its protein translation is MMDIPVHGSNSDNGQSSDSSSTGSGSYVKISMDTDEPNGFDADSPVAQAAAAATAKVATALPTIPPQAPPAKALEEFVFMATASPDYSRLTGTMDPWSSEHSGKGETTFASSIPGSSFLHQKGLGWLLEVDDAEDDDKAPLLEELDIDLKDIYYKVCCVLLPFPFMGYKRQLVRDSPDFWGPLLVVILFSLVSIYGQFSVVSWIVTMWIFGSLVIFLLARVLGGEVSYSQCLGVIGYSVLPLVVTATTLPLVRPFHYVELTFKLLGVLWATYSAGSLLCVQELQNKRPLLLYPVFLLYVYFFSLYSGV